The Bradyrhizobium sp. LLZ17 genomic sequence CCGGATCGTCGGTTGGTCCCTCGACCCCGCAATTGTTGCTGTGGTTGTCGTTGGAGCCGTCGCGATTGTCCTCGCCATTGGCCTCGTTGTGCTTCTCGTTGTAGCTGAACAGATCGGCCAGCGTAAAACCGTCATGCACCGTGATGTGGTTGATGCTGGCGCGCGGCCGCCGTCCATCGTGGTTGAACAGGTCCGAGGACGCCGTCATGCGGCTGGAGATGTCGCCGATCAGGCTGCCTTCGCCGCTCCAGTAGCGGCGCATGGCGCTGCGATAGCGATCGTTCCACTCCGACCATTGCGAGGGGAATGCGCCGACCTGATAGCCGCCGAGGCCGAGGTCCCAGGGCTCGGCGACGAGCTTGACGGTCGCCAGCACCGGATCCTGCCGGATTGCCGTCAGGAACGAGATGCCGCGATCGAAACCGTTCGGCCCGCGCGCGAGCGTGGTGGCGAGGTCGAAGCGGAAGCCGTCGACGTGGCAGACCTCGACCCAGTAGCGCAGCGAATCCATCACCATCTGGAGCACGCGCGGATGGGTCAGGTTCACCGACGAACCGCAGCCGGTGAAGTCGTCGTAGTAGCGCGGGTTCTCTCGGTTCAGCCAGTAATAGGAGGCATTGTCGATGCCGCGGTAGCATAGAGTCGGGCCGAGATGATTGCCTTCAGCGGTGTGGTTGTAGACGACGTCGAGCATCACCTCGATGCCGGCATCGTGCAGCCGCGCGACAGTGGTGCGGAAAGAATCGAGCGCATTGTCCTGGGCGTAGCGCGGCTCCGGCGCGAAAAACGACAGCGTATTGTAGCCCCAATAATTGGCGAGCTTCTTCTCCACCAGCACGCGGTCGTCGACGAACGCGTGAATCGGCAGGAGCTCGACCGTGGTGACACCGAGCTTCTTCAGATGCTCGATCATCGCGGGCGACGACAGGCCGGCATAGGTGCCGCGCAGGTTCGGCGGCACGTCGTCGCGCTTCTGCGTCAGGCCCTTGACGTGGGCCTCGTAGATGATGGTGTCCTCCCAGGGGATGTTGGGCCTGATCTCGCGCCGGCCCCAGTTGAAGGTCTCGTCGAGGACGACGCCCTTGGGCATGCCGCGGGCGTTGTCGCGCCGGTCGAACGACAGGTCCTCGCGCGCGCTGCCGGTGCGGTAGGCGAAATGTGCGTCACTCCAGACCAAGCGTCCGGCGAGCCGCTTGGCATAGGGATCGAGTAGCAGTTTGTTGGCGTTGAAGCGGTGGCCGTGCTCGGGTTCATAGGGACCGTGGACGCGATAGCCGTAGAGCTGACCAGGCGAGACGTCGTTGAGATAGCCGTGCCAGACATCCTCGGTGCGCTCGGGCAGTTCGATGCGTTCGAGCTCACGGCGGCCCTGACTGTCGAACAGGCACAGCTCGACATTTTGCGCATTGGCGGAAAACAGCGCGAAATTGGTGCCGCGCCCGTCCCAGCTTGCACCGAGGCGTGCGGGCGATCCAGCAGTCAGGCGCATGTGTCAGCTTTCCGGAACGAGGAAGATGGCCGCGAGAGGCGGAACCGTGAGGCGTAGCTCGGGCGACTTGCCGTCAACGGCCTGAACCTCTCCGATGTTCCCGACATTGGTGCCGCCGTAATGAGCGGAGTCCGAGTTGAACACCTCTTTCCACTTGCCGGCAAAGGGTACGCGGACGCGATAATTGCGATAGACATTGGGTGAGAAGTTGACGATCACCAGGCACCGCGCGTGCTCGGCGGTCCCCTTGCGCATCCAGGCGAAGACGTTGCGGTTGGCATCGTCCGTGATCAGCCATTCGAAGCCGGCCTGGTCGCAATCCATCTGATGCAGCGCCGGCACCGCGCGATAAACCCTATTGAGATCCCGGATCAGCGACTGAACGCCGGCGTGGTTCTTGTATTCGAGCAGGTGCCAGTCGAGCGATTGGTCGTGATTCCACTCGCGGCTCTGCGCGATTTCAGCGCCCATGAACAGCAGCTTCTTGCCGGGATGGGCGAACATGAAGCTGTAGTAGGCGCGCAAATTCGCGAAGCGCTGCCACTCGTCGCCGGGCATCCGGCCGAGGATCGAGCGTTTGCCGTGCACCACCTCGTCATGCGACAGCGGCAGGATGAAATTCTCCGAGAAGGCGTAGTGCAGCCCGAACAGGATGTCGCCGTGATGATGCTTGCGGTGGATCGGATCCTTGCTGATGTAGTTCAGCGTGTCATGCATCCAGCCCATGTTCCACTTGTAGCCGAAGCCGAGCCCACCGAATTCGACGGGACGGGACACTTGCGGCCACGCGGTGGATTCTTCGGCAGCGGTGGTCGCCTGCGGGAATCGGGCAAACAGCTCGGTGTTGAAGCGGCGCAGGAACGCGATCGCCTCGATGTTCTCGCGACCGCCATACTGGTTCGGAATCCACGCACCCGGCGGGCGGCTGTAGTCGAGATACAGCATCGAGGCGACCGCATCGACACGCAGCCCGTCGATGGCGTAGCGCTCCAGCCAGAACAGCGCGTTCGACACCAGGAAGTTCGTCACTTCGGTGCGGCCGTAATTGTAGATCAGCGTGCCCCAGTCGAGGTGACGGCCCTGGAGCGGGTTGGCGTGCTCGTAGAGCGCGGTGCCGTCAAAGCTGCCGAGCCCGTGCGGATCGTCCGGGAAGTGCCCGGGCACCCAATCGAGCAGCACGCCGACGCCTTCGCGGTGGCAGGCATCGACCAGCGCCGCGAAATCCTCCGGCGTGCCGAAGCGGCTCGTCGGCGCGTAGAGGCCGGTCGGCTGATAGCCCCATGAGCCGTCGAACGGATGTTCGCTCACCGGCAGGAATTCGACATGGCTGAAGCCCATGTCGCGGACGTAAGCCGGCAATTGCTCGGCGAGCTCGCGGTAGGTGAGCCATTCGTTGCCGTTCTTGCGCCGCCACGAGCCGAGATGGACCTCGTAGATCGACATCGGCGCCGACAATGCGTTGATGCCGTCCGTCGCCGGGCGCGGCCGCGGCAGATGCGCTTCGTCGAACACGATGGACGCTGTCTTCGGACGCAGCTCGGTCGCAAACGCCATCGGGTCGGATTTCAGCGGCAGCAGATGGCCGTGCGGCCCGACGATCTCGAACTTGTAATGGTCGCCGGCCTTGGCGTGCGGAATGAACAACTCCCAGTATCCGGAGCCGCGCACCCGCATGGGATGGCGTCGCCCGTCCCAGAAGTTGAAATCGCCGACCACGGCCACGCGCCGCGCGTTCGGCGCCAGCACCACGAAGCCGATGCCGTCGACGCCTTCGAGCGTCATCGGATGCGCGCCAAGCTTGTCGTAGAGACGCTGATGGGTGCCTTCGCCGAGCAGATAGAGGTCGAAGTCGGTCAGGATCGGCGGAAAGCGGTAGGCGTCCTCGAACTCGACGATATTATCGCCGAATTTCGCACGCAACTGATAGCGCCTCGAGCCGTTGGGCAGGGCCCCGATGAACAGGCCGGCGTCGTGGACGCGGTCGAGCCGCGCCACCTCGCCGTGCTCGCCGACCGCTTCGACATTGGAGGCCTCGGGCAGGAAGGCGCGCACCACGCTCTTTCCGCC encodes the following:
- the glgX gene encoding glycogen debranching protein GlgX, whose product is MRLTAGSPARLGASWDGRGTNFALFSANAQNVELCLFDSQGRRELERIELPERTEDVWHGYLNDVSPGQLYGYRVHGPYEPEHGHRFNANKLLLDPYAKRLAGRLVWSDAHFAYRTGSAREDLSFDRRDNARGMPKGVVLDETFNWGRREIRPNIPWEDTIIYEAHVKGLTQKRDDVPPNLRGTYAGLSSPAMIEHLKKLGVTTVELLPIHAFVDDRVLVEKKLANYWGYNTLSFFAPEPRYAQDNALDSFRTTVARLHDAGIEVMLDVVYNHTAEGNHLGPTLCYRGIDNASYYWLNRENPRYYDDFTGCGSSVNLTHPRVLQMVMDSLRYWVEVCHVDGFRFDLATTLARGPNGFDRGISFLTAIRQDPVLATVKLVAEPWDLGLGGYQVGAFPSQWSEWNDRYRSAMRRYWSGEGSLIGDISSRMTASSDLFNHDGRRPRASINHITVHDGFTLADLFSYNEKHNEANGEDNRDGSNDNHSNNCGVEGPTDDPEILSLRRQLRKNVLACLMLAQGVPLLLAGDEVGNSQSGNNNAYCQDNEIGWIGWDNLGKDSDDMVDFVAQLAEIRRRFSQLRSHRWLDGRPADGVSYGALWLTPAGDEMTESDWKFPEGRFLSYVMGPVEPGGAAIFIVLNAAPEEIAFRLPKMSEYKSWLQVLNTTDAKLNTTDFLPGSDSKAPPRSVLAFAGAR
- the glgB gene encoding 1,4-alpha-glucan branching protein GlgB, translated to MPKLPAEAYAIIEGRHSDPFHYLGLHPEGGKSVVRAFLPEASNVEAVGEHGEVARLDRVHDAGLFIGALPNGSRRYQLRAKFGDNIVEFEDAYRFPPILTDFDLYLLGEGTHQRLYDKLGAHPMTLEGVDGIGFVVLAPNARRVAVVGDFNFWDGRRHPMRVRGSGYWELFIPHAKAGDHYKFEIVGPHGHLLPLKSDPMAFATELRPKTASIVFDEAHLPRPRPATDGINALSAPMSIYEVHLGSWRRKNGNEWLTYRELAEQLPAYVRDMGFSHVEFLPVSEHPFDGSWGYQPTGLYAPTSRFGTPEDFAALVDACHREGVGVLLDWVPGHFPDDPHGLGSFDGTALYEHANPLQGRHLDWGTLIYNYGRTEVTNFLVSNALFWLERYAIDGLRVDAVASMLYLDYSRPPGAWIPNQYGGRENIEAIAFLRRFNTELFARFPQATTAAEESTAWPQVSRPVEFGGLGFGYKWNMGWMHDTLNYISKDPIHRKHHHGDILFGLHYAFSENFILPLSHDEVVHGKRSILGRMPGDEWQRFANLRAYYSFMFAHPGKKLLFMGAEIAQSREWNHDQSLDWHLLEYKNHAGVQSLIRDLNRVYRAVPALHQMDCDQAGFEWLITDDANRNVFAWMRKGTAEHARCLVIVNFSPNVYRNYRVRVPFAGKWKEVFNSDSAHYGGTNVGNIGEVQAVDGKSPELRLTVPPLAAIFLVPES